The Saccharopolyspora gloriosae genome window below encodes:
- a CDS encoding alpha/beta hydrolase: protein MASARRVWRAVLAGTAVLTAAALTSGCLASSEAGSGTLIGAAAADLGASRTVADQVYAQRPSGPLALDLFLPAGNGPHPLVVYAHGGGWDAGNRAIDGRLAAGGAAESLAAERMLSKGFAVATVDYRLSDLGPAPAQVEDVAEAVRWLQRHAGDWRLDSERIVLWGASAGGLLVSQLGAVTDDPDEPGGGLTGIRGVVNWFGPTDLSVEAELANPRLSDYSRRTVRKYLGCLPNECPRHADAASPIRNLSGAEPPFLIQHGTKDSLVPIKQSLDFADALRELGVDVALHPYDDFDHGFTPGPSVPMIVDAMDAFLAEHG from the coding sequence ATGGCCTCGGCACGGCGGGTCTGGCGAGCGGTGCTGGCCGGAACGGCGGTGCTGACCGCGGCCGCGCTCACCTCGGGATGCCTCGCCTCGTCCGAAGCGGGGAGCGGGACGCTGATCGGCGCGGCGGCCGCAGACCTGGGAGCGAGCCGGACCGTGGCCGACCAGGTGTACGCGCAGCGCCCGAGCGGGCCGTTGGCCCTCGACCTGTTCCTGCCCGCGGGCAACGGCCCGCACCCGCTCGTCGTCTACGCGCACGGTGGTGGCTGGGACGCGGGGAATCGGGCGATCGACGGGCGCCTCGCCGCCGGTGGAGCGGCCGAGTCGCTGGCGGCGGAACGGATGCTGAGCAAGGGGTTCGCGGTGGCCACCGTGGACTACCGGCTCAGCGATCTGGGCCCCGCGCCGGCGCAGGTGGAGGACGTCGCCGAAGCGGTCCGCTGGCTGCAGCGGCACGCCGGGGACTGGCGGCTCGACTCGGAGCGCATCGTGCTGTGGGGCGCCTCAGCGGGCGGATTGCTGGTCTCGCAGCTCGGGGCGGTCACCGATGATCCGGACGAACCCGGCGGCGGGCTCACCGGAATCCGCGGTGTCGTCAACTGGTTCGGCCCGACCGACCTGAGCGTCGAAGCGGAACTGGCGAACCCGCGGCTGTCCGACTACTCGCGCCGTACGGTGCGGAAGTACCTGGGCTGCCTGCCCAATGAGTGCCCGCGCCACGCCGACGCGGCCAGCCCGATCCGCAATCTCTCCGGTGCCGAGCCGCCGTTCCTGATCCAGCACGGCACGAAGGACTCCCTGGTGCCGATCAAGCAGAGCCTGGACTTCGCGGACGCGCTGCGCGAACTCGGCGTGGACGTCGCGCTGCACCCCTACGACGACTTCGACCACGGCTTCACACCAGGCCCGAGCGTCCCGATGATCGTCGACGCGATGGACGCCTTCCTCGCCGAACACGGCTGA
- a CDS encoding DNA recombination protein RmuC: MGTGVLTAVVIVLMLLFAGALLLIWRLYTDSARRADDALRMVETERARTVEQQAALRRYEVAFASITGRGELGEQVLVETAKSLGLREGVHFSVQTDLAGGGAARPDLVLTVGGGRQVPVDAKASLAVWAEAMETNDPQERGEALRVHVRNIRSRATELAGKGYQRWADAIYGTIMFVPSDAAVVTALDTDPSLLSWLLDKRVFLCGPTSFAVLASAALFAATERTIAEDIEQVRSQAVRAQRAASGAVEAVNLSSTHLQRFVSARRRELDALESFRGAVQPLAESAGGSASIGTVRREEEGLVGTEASEN; the protein is encoded by the coding sequence ATGGGTACCGGCGTGCTGACCGCCGTCGTGATCGTGCTGATGCTGCTGTTCGCGGGGGCGCTGCTGCTGATCTGGCGGCTCTACACCGACTCCGCGCGGCGTGCCGACGACGCGCTGCGCATGGTCGAGACCGAACGCGCCCGCACCGTCGAGCAGCAGGCCGCGCTGCGCCGGTACGAGGTGGCGTTCGCGTCGATCACCGGCCGCGGCGAGCTCGGCGAGCAGGTGCTCGTCGAGACGGCGAAGTCGCTGGGACTGCGGGAAGGCGTGCACTTCAGCGTGCAGACCGACTTGGCGGGTGGCGGTGCCGCCCGGCCGGACCTCGTGCTCACCGTCGGCGGCGGCAGGCAGGTCCCGGTGGACGCGAAGGCGAGCCTCGCGGTGTGGGCCGAGGCGATGGAGACCAACGACCCGCAGGAGCGCGGCGAGGCGCTGCGGGTGCACGTGCGCAACATCCGCTCCCGCGCGACGGAACTCGCGGGCAAGGGGTACCAGCGCTGGGCGGACGCGATCTACGGCACGATCATGTTCGTGCCGTCCGACGCGGCCGTGGTGACCGCGCTGGACACCGACCCGAGCCTGCTGTCCTGGCTGCTGGACAAGCGCGTTTTCCTGTGCGGGCCCACGAGTTTCGCGGTGCTCGCCTCCGCCGCCCTGTTCGCGGCGACCGAGCGCACCATCGCCGAGGACATCGAGCAGGTGCGGTCGCAGGCGGTGCGCGCGCAGCGGGCGGCCTCGGGCGCGGTGGAGGCGGTGAACCTCTCCAGCACGCACCTGCAGCGGTTCGTCTCGGCCCGCCGCCGGGAGCTCGACGCGCTGGAGTCGTTCCGCGGCGCCGTGCAGCCGCTGGCCGAGAGCGCGGGCGGCTCGGCCTCCATCGGAACGGTCCGCCGCGAGGAGGAGGGACTCGTCGGCACCGAAGCCTCCGAGAACTGA